A window of the Salvelinus alpinus chromosome 25, SLU_Salpinus.1, whole genome shotgun sequence genome harbors these coding sequences:
- the orc3 gene encoding origin recognition complex subunit 3, which translates to MTSSVSKGCFVFKPSAKRRRNTPTVEDYFIHGSEDTENSKLRFRNCQTLWEKMKADTELLQDELNRKILDSLLAFIRKSVSTFQRGTGDWASSMRAHEIPTAALVLGVNVPDHDMTFQCLADQLQQSVTPFVVSVQATECAALNHMMQRVLERLIGTSVSVDNEEPEQRSTNVNQKRVHCSLITLCNWYKTVTKKAASGTPRKKRTSVGKDMQQHPPIVVIFKDLEAFNPKVLQDFILICSRYVEQLPLMFVFGIATSPSTIQHMLPHSVSSLLGIELFQSLSCTQHLASVIDKVILTSQFPFKPSGKVLQVLVSIFLYHDFSVRNFIKGLQLALLEHFHSQPLSVLCCKKEALVHATELSHRDVERLQQLPSFMRYVEEQGPQEQVELLTSDDHVKEVCQKLLKDLRKYHKNYYPILRCLHILTASLPKYPLGKQIRELHISCLEKNVWENEEYASAMQLLRMMAKDELTSALQKCAEILKSVKTKKMRAALLQLDNLLAKFDQPGDLAADENAAGEDLTSPGKGLQKKTDLFQLQKTLLEMKKSRRTKTMSPFEILRDQALEFIDSLVRSHLAPPESQPLYEVCYYSSSAVLRRHLNATPRTSIQTALSNPYHYLKNENLRAEDGTVSNAAPDICIVYKLHLECGRLINLYDWLEAYATVVSAAEGKDPDSADFGKVDELKHARFIQAVSELEFLGFIKSTKQKTDHVSRLTWGGC; encoded by the exons G GGTTGCTTTGTGTTCAAGCCCAGTGCCAAAAGGAGAAGGAATACTCCAACAGTGG AGGATTATTTCATTCATGGCAGTGAGGACACGGAGAACAGCAAACTACGTTTCAGAAACTGTCAGACATTGTGGGAGAAAATGAAGGCAGACACCGAG CTTCTGCAGGATGAGCTGAACAGGAAAATCTTAGACAGCCTCTTGGCGTTTATCAGAAAGAGTGTCTCCACTTTTCAGCGTGGCACGGGTGACTGGGCGTCGAGTATGAGAGCCCACGAGATTCCGACAGCAGCCCTAGTGCTTG GAGTGAATGTGCCAGATCATGATATGACCTTCCAGTGCCTCGCTGACCAGTTACAGCAGTCGGTGACTCCCTTTGTGGTCTCTGTACAAGCCACAGAGTGTGCAG CCCTGAATCACATGATGCAGAGGGTTCTAGAGAGACTGATAGGTACTAGTGTGTCTGTGGATAATGAAGAGCCTGAGCAGCGCAGTACCAATGTAAACCAGAAGAGGGTGCACTGCTCCCTCATCACACTCTGTAACTGGTACAAGACTGTAACAAAG AAAGCTGCCTCCGGCACCCCAAGGAAAAAGCGTACTTCCGTTGGCAAAGACATGCAACAACATCCTCCTATTGTAGTGATCTTCAAAGACCTAGAGGCTTTCAACCCTAAAGTGCTGCAAGATTTCATCCTCATCTGCAG TCGGTACGTTGAACAGCTTCCGCTGATGTTCGTCTTTGGCATTGCCACATCTCCCAGCACCATTCAACACATGCTGCCCCACTCTGTGTCCTCTCTGCTGGGCATCGAGCTCTTCCAGTCCCTGTCCTGCACCCAGCACCTGGCTTCTGTCATAGACAAG gtGATCCTAACTTCCCAGTTTCCCTTCAAGCCCAGTGGCAAGGTGCTGCAAGTGCTGGTCAGCATCTTCCTCTACCACGACTTCTCTGTACGCAACTTCATCAAAGGCCTGCAG TTGGCTCTGCTGGAGCACTTCCACAGCCAGCCTCTGAGCGTGCTGTGCTGTAAGAAGGAGGCCCTGGTACACGCCACTGAGCTCAGCCACAGGGATGTAGAGCGGCTCCAACAGCTGCCCTCCTTCATGAG GTACGTAGAGGAGCAGGGTCCCCAGGAGCAAGTGGAGCTGTTGACCAGTGATGACCATGTGAAG GAAGTGTGTCAGAAACTACTGAAAGATCTTCGCAAATACCACAAGAACTACTACCCCATTCTGAGGTGTCTCCACATTCTGACGGCTTCTCTACCCAAATACCCTCTGGGAAAACAG ATAAGAGAGCTGCACATATCCTGTCTGGAGAAGAATGTGTGGGAGAATGAAGAGTATGCGTCTGCCATGCAGCTTCTGAG GATGATGGCTAAAGACGAGCTCACCTCAGCGCTGCAAAAGTGTGCTGAGATCCTGAAATCTGTCAAGACAAAGAAAATGAGGGCTGCACTGCTCCAACTGGACAATTTACTCGCCAAATTTGACCAGCCAGGCG ATCTTGCTGCTGATGAGAATGCAGCAGGGGAGGACCTCACTTCTCCAGGGAAAGGCCTCCAGAAGAAAACAGACTTGTTCCAACTGCAAAAG ACTCTACTGGAGATGAAGAAATCTCGAAGAACCAAGACAATGAGCCCGTTTGAGATACTCCGAGACCAAGCCCTGGAGTTCATTGACAGCCTTGTGAG ATCCCACCTGGCCCCACCCGAATCCCAACCACTGTACGAGGTATGCTACTACAGCTCCTCTGCTGTCCTGAGACGCCACCTCAACGCCACGCCACGCACCTCCATCCAGACCGCCCTCAGCAACCCCTACCACTACCTGAAA AATGAAAATCTGCGGGCTGAGGACGGGACAGTCTCCAATGCTGCTCCTGACATCTGCATTGTGTACAAGCTACATCTGGAGTGTGGGAGACTCATCAACCTGTATGACTGGCTGGAG GCTTATGCTACTGTGGTCTCGGCTGCAGAGGGCAAGGATCCTGACTCTGCGGACTTTGGCAAAGTGGACGAACTCAAACA TGCTCGTTTTATCCAGGCGGTATCTGAGCTGGAGTTCCTGGGATTCATCAAATCCACCAAGCAGAAGACGGACCATGTGTCACGACTGACCTGGGGAGGCTGCTGA